The nucleotide window TAGATGAACAGGTGGAGTTAGGGGTTAAGTATTGGCAGGAAAAGCTATTTATCAATGGATAATGGATAATTGATAATTGATAATTAATTAATTTGGTTTAAAACCTCTTTTTTCAACAAGAAAAATCAACAAAAATTTTCCCCGGTTTCAATCCTCTTCATTAATGAAGAGGTAATTATCAATTATCCATTGTCAACTATCAATTATTCAATGAGTTTATTATTATTGGTGAGGAGGTGGCACTTGAGAAGGGAAGGCAATTAGTAGAAGACGTTGATAAAATTGAGGATGAGGATGAAAGATTTAAGATTATGGAGTTGTTAGATACTCTCATTGCTTATAAGTTTAATAATCTCACTCAGGAGGAATTAAGAGAGATGTTTGGTTTAGATGAGTTTAAAAAGTCTCGGTTATATCAGGATATTTATCAAGAAGGAGAAAAGGAAGGGAAACAAGAAGGGAAACAGGAAACTAAGTTAGAAATGGTTGACGCTTTATTTAGGCGTGGGTTTTCTGTGGAGGATATTGCTGATATTGTTCAGTTAGATATTGATACCGTTAGACTCAGGGTTCAAAAAGTACAGGATAATTAACGGTTGGTTGGGTTAGAGAATGTTTAAATTTATGCTAATCCGTTTAGTTTTACTGCCATCCTAACGCTGCCTTAGCTGTATTAACGGCCATTTTAGTGGGGATGATACCCCCTGATATTTTATACGCTTTAGCAGTATTAACAGGATTTGGATCGTGTTTAACTATATTACCTTGCCAAAGATTACTACTTATTGACCAATCTATTTGGGCTATTTGTGACACTTTTTCAGGCACAAAAGTATTATTACTTTTATCATAGGTCAAGTACAATAAACGTCCTAAAATTTCCAGCCCTACACTTTTCCCAAGAATACATTTTTCTTTAAATTCCATAATTTGGTTCACTGTTAAATCTTCAACTCTGGTTTCAGCAATAAATTGTGTTTGGTGACAAGTTGAAAAAAATTGATTGAGACAATTAATTAAAGCTTGAGATGCCTGTTCTACCTCATAATCTTCTAGTTCATTCTTATCATTATTGACAAAAGCACAACTGGCTAATTTTGCAATATAATTACTGGTATAAATTAATTTTTGCTTACTAGCAGGAGAGTTTTTAATTTTCTCGGTTTTATTTAAAAACATCGGCACTTTTTCAATTAGATTTTTAGTAATCCCTACTTTTCCTTCAAATTCACCAAAGGAAAGAAGTAAAGATTTATCAAGATTTTTAGTTTGTGCCATGTCTCGAAAGTCTGTTTGACACTGATTAAAATCAGCTTCTAAAACAAGAGTAATGGGAAAATCATTATCTCCTATTAATTTAGCGTCGGGACTTTCAATTAACTCATGAATAGCTTGTTTCCGATGTTGCCCATCTGTAATATCTAGTTTAACTCCACGATCGATGATAACTAAACAAATTCCTCTGCCTAATTCAATTAATGTCAGATCTTTAGGATCAATATTTGCAGTCAGTGTTCCTAAAATCCAAGGCTTATTTTGTTTTGCTCGTTTGAGAATGTATTGTTTTACTTCTTCAGCGTGTCCTTTTATAACCGGTCGATTTTTGCCTGAATCTGGATCATTATTTGTAGAGGGTTTAGCTTGAAGTAAGGTAGGTAAATCATGAGCCGGAACGTTTATTTGTATCATTTTGCGTTTTCCCTGCTCAAATATTAAGCCTATATAGCACTTTTGGCGATAATACTGGGCAAAATACGGCTCAAGCAATTCATCAAGCCGAGGGGTATGATCATGATCATCATTGAATTCAGACATCATAGAGCTTATACAATTTAAGAAAAACATACTTAACTATCATAATCACCAACCAAGGACATCGAAAACTAGGACTACACGAGCTTTTCAGATATGACAACTTCCTCAACTCCGTTATTTCCCTTACGTAATGTTTCTCAACTGGTAGAAGACATAGAAAACTTAACTCAAGAAATACAACAATTGTACTGTCAGGATGATATTCCTTGGATTGTTGGGGTATCGTGGGGAAAAGATAGCACGGCGGTATTACAACTGATCTGGAATGCGATCGCTAGTTTACCATTAGAAAAGCGACATAAGACAATTCATGTGATTACTACAGATACTTTTGTAGAAAATCCGATTGTCTCTGCTTGGGTACGTAAATGTATCAAAAATCTTAAAGAGGCGACAAAACAGCAAAATATGCCTGTTAAACCTCATTTACTTCATCCCTCGTTAAAAGAAACTTTTTGGGTATGTTTAATAGGAAGAGGATATCCTGCACCTCGAAATGGTTTTCGCTGGTGTACTGATCGGATGAAAATTCAGCCTGTCAATTATTTTATCCGGGATATGGTTAGAGCGCATGGAGAAACAATAATTGTCTTGGGAGCGCGAAAAGCTGAAAGTTCAATCCGTGCCGCTACTTTGAAAAAGCATACAGCAGGTAGATTACGTGATCATCTCAGTCCTAATCCCCGCCTAATTAATTCTGTCGTTTATACCCCTATTGAAGACTGGCGTAATGATGAAGTTTGGATATATTTGATGCAATGGGAAAATCCTTGGGGGCATAGTAATAAAGAATTATTTGCCATGTATCGAGGTGCAACAGCCGATAAAGAGTGTCCTTTAGTGGTAGATACGTCTACTCCTAGCTGTGGAGATTCTCGTCTTGGGTGTTGGGTGTGTACGATGGTGAATAAAGATAAGTCTATGGAGGCAATGATCCAAAATGATGAAGAAAAAGAATGGTTACAACCTTTATTAGATCTTCGTAATGAGTTAGATATACAAGATGATCGAGATAAACGAGATTTTCGTCGTATCTACGGAAGAGTAGAATTATTTGGGTCAGATAAAATAGAACCTATACCCGGCCCTTATACTAAATACTGGAGGGAACACTGGTTAAGACGGGTACTCCAAGCGCAGGTAGAAGTGCGTCAAAATGCCCCAGAAGATATGAAAGATATTACCCTAATAACTATGGAAGAATTAAGTGAGATCCGGCGTATCTGGTTAGAGGAAAAGCACGAGTTTGATGATAGTTTACCCCGAATTTACGAGGAAGTGACGGGACAACCGTTTGAAGATCCTCGCCCCGGTGTGGGAAACCGCTTGTTAGGAAGTGATGAGTGGGATGTTTTGGCGGAAATTTGCGGGGATGATGGGATGCACTTAGAATTAATGGCAAAACTCCTCGATACTGAACGTCAATATTACACGAAATCTCGTCGCACGGGTATTTATGGAGATTTAGAAAAGTGTTTTGATACCAGTTCAAGATCTAAAGATGATGCAATAGGGAATGCACATCTGAAACGGAATTTAAAAACTGCCGTCGAGGATGGAGATATAGAAAGCATCAAACAGCAATTAACGGATGATAATTCCCATAAGGATATAAAAACCGTTAAAGAAAAACTGAAAAGTAATCCCCCACAAAATCATCAGCAACAGTTATCTTTATCTTGGGGAAGTATTAAGTTTGGGAATCAACCGTCGGAATAACCTGTAAATTAGTTCGTAGTTGGGCTTTAGCCCAATTTTTACTTAAAACAAATTCAATCTCTTACAAGAGGATATGATTTTAGTAGGACTTGTGTTTTGAGCAATTTCCTTTAATTTTAACTGGGGAGAGGGCTAGAGCAACTACTACGAACTTCTTCTTTTATCAGAGGATATGATTTTAGTAGGACTTGTGTTTTGAGCAATTTCCTTTAATTTTAAGGGCTAAAGCCCTACTACGAACTTAAATTTTAATTATGCTTGTTGGGAAACCCAAACTCCATGAAACCCATAAGGTACACGCCGAGGTATGGGTATTCGCGCTATCGGTTCAGAGTTTAAGTTTTGCGCCGATAAAATGACTAATTCTGAGGAATTATCCGATTCATCATAGACAAACGTCATTAACCATCCATCATCTTCCCCGTTTCCGTCAGGGTTGGCAGCAAAAACCACTTCTCCCCCATAACGTCCAGAACCATAATAATAACGGGAAATTTCCCCGGTTTCTAGGTCATATTTAATTACCCCATCAAATAAGGGAACGATATCCGGTTTCATACTGGCAGTATAACCATAACGGTTTTTTCGTCCTACATATGCCGGGTTTAGGGTGGGAAATTCTGAGGGAATTTGATCTAATGCTTCCTCTTTAACCGAATTATCCTGAAGATTAAACCGCCATTTCGTCAAAATGGGAATATCTCCTCGTTTTGCTTTTTCTGGGTTATCAGTTGCCCCTAAAACGTTCGTTGCTTCCATGCGACAGGCGATTAAAATGATTTCATCTCCCTCTTCATAAGCATTTAGAGTATGAAAGATAAAACATGACTCGGTTTCAAACCAACGTATCTCTTCTGGGGGTGCGTGACGGGGAAGAATGCCAAAATAACTGGGGGTTTCGGTTTCAAATTGAAACGCCGGTTGTCCTTTTGCTATCCTTTCCGGACGTAAGGTTAAGGGTAAATTGGGAAATATCGTATAGTTTTGAGTAATGGCAAAGTCATGTATCATTACCCCAACGGGTAATTCAATGGGGATAATTTTAGTTAATTTACCCTCTGCTGAAATAATCCCATAATATAAGAACGGAGGAGTTCCCATTGTATACCCAATAAACATCATTTCTCCTGTCACCGGATCAACTTTGGGATGAGCAGTAAAGGGTATATTTAATTTACCGTCAAAGGTTTCTGGTTTAAGGGTATCTAAATTAGC belongs to Gloeothece citriformis PCC 7424 and includes:
- a CDS encoding DUF2887 domain-containing protein, which gives rise to MGEEVALEKGRQLVEDVDKIEDEDERFKIMELLDTLIAYKFNNLTQEELREMFGLDEFKKSRLYQDIYQEGEKEGKQEGKQETKLEMVDALFRRGFSVEDIADIVQLDIDTVRLRVQKVQDN
- a CDS encoding DNA sulfur modification protein DndB produces the protein MMSEFNDDHDHTPRLDELLEPYFAQYYRQKCYIGLIFEQGKRKMIQINVPAHDLPTLLQAKPSTNNDPDSGKNRPVIKGHAEEVKQYILKRAKQNKPWILGTLTANIDPKDLTLIELGRGICLVIIDRGVKLDITDGQHRKQAIHELIESPDAKLIGDNDFPITLVLEADFNQCQTDFRDMAQTKNLDKSLLLSFGEFEGKVGITKNLIEKVPMFLNKTEKIKNSPASKQKLIYTSNYIAKLASCAFVNNDKNELEDYEVEQASQALINCLNQFFSTCHQTQFIAETRVEDLTVNQIMEFKEKCILGKSVGLEILGRLLYLTYDKSNNTFVPEKVSQIAQIDWSISSNLWQGNIVKHDPNPVNTAKAYKISGGIIPTKMAVNTAKAALGWQ
- the dndC gene encoding DNA phosphorothioation system sulfurtransferase DndC produces the protein MTTSSTPLFPLRNVSQLVEDIENLTQEIQQLYCQDDIPWIVGVSWGKDSTAVLQLIWNAIASLPLEKRHKTIHVITTDTFVENPIVSAWVRKCIKNLKEATKQQNMPVKPHLLHPSLKETFWVCLIGRGYPAPRNGFRWCTDRMKIQPVNYFIRDMVRAHGETIIVLGARKAESSIRAATLKKHTAGRLRDHLSPNPRLINSVVYTPIEDWRNDEVWIYLMQWENPWGHSNKELFAMYRGATADKECPLVVDTSTPSCGDSRLGCWVCTMVNKDKSMEAMIQNDEEKEWLQPLLDLRNELDIQDDRDKRDFRRIYGRVELFGSDKIEPIPGPYTKYWREHWLRRVLQAQVEVRQNAPEDMKDITLITMEELSEIRRIWLEEKHEFDDSLPRIYEEVTGQPFEDPRPGVGNRLLGSDEWDVLAEICGDDGMHLELMAKLLDTERQYYTKSRRTGIYGDLEKCFDTSSRSKDDAIGNAHLKRNLKTAVEDGDIESIKQQLTDDNSHKDIKTVKEKLKSNPPQNHQQQLSLSWGSIKFGNQPSE
- a CDS encoding carotenoid oxygenase family protein, which codes for MVEQRAIAQQNPFLAGNFAPVRTEITTPLQVIGQIPPNLKGSFLRNGPNAQYDPIGKYHLFDGDGMLHQVEFNGGEPIYRNRYVRTKGFLQEQQAGKPLYTGLLEPNNSNPEYSYKNVSNTALVYHSEKLLSLWEGGEPYLIDIANLDTLKPETFDGKLNIPFTAHPKVDPVTGEMMFIGYTMGTPPFLYYGIISAEGKLTKIIPIELPVGVMIHDFAITQNYTIFPNLPLTLRPERIAKGQPAFQFETETPSYFGILPRHAPPEEIRWFETESCFIFHTLNAYEEGDEIILIACRMEATNVLGATDNPEKAKRGDIPILTKWRFNLQDNSVKEEALDQIPSEFPTLNPAYVGRKNRYGYTASMKPDIVPLFDGVIKYDLETGEISRYYYGSGRYGGEVVFAANPDGNGEDDGWLMTFVYDESDNSSELVILSAQNLNSEPIARIPIPRRVPYGFHGVWVSQQA